The genomic stretch ACAGTATAAAATACTGAAAGAAGGATACCCTTAAGAGACCCAGAATCAGAAGGTGGTTGGGAATATACATAAATACCtgaaataacaaataaagaaaccaCACTAATGTGGGGGACACAAGTAGAGAAGGCTTTTTTCTGGTCTTCTTTCACTGGAAACTTGAGCACAGTGGAAAATATTCGAACATAAGATGCAGCGATGAAGCCATAACAGCCAGCTCCAACCACCAGTACAGAAACAATTAAGAATAACTTATTGCTAAAAGTGTCTGAGCAAGAGATCCTGAGGAGAGAAGGGATGTCACAGAAGAACTGATGGACCACATTGGACCGGCAGAAAGACAAGTGAAACGTGTAACCAGTGTGGAAAGCTGCATACCCGAGGCCAGTGATCAAGCAGGTTACAGTCATCTGCATACAAACTTGGGGATTCATGATCACTGAATAGTGGAGAGGGTGACAGATGGCCACATAGCGGTCACGAGCCATGACAGTGAGCAACGTTACCTCTACATATGCCATGAAAATCACTAGGAATACCTGAGCTGCACAGCCTGTAATTGAAATAACCCTATTGTTCACCAGAGAGTTAACAGATGCCTGGGGAACAGTTACTGAT from Gracilinanus agilis isolate LMUSP501 unplaced genomic scaffold, AgileGrace unplaced_scaffold14781, whole genome shotgun sequence encodes the following:
- the LOC123254095 gene encoding olfactory receptor 14C36-like — encoded protein: NLLIVIITTFDRRLHTPMYFFLRNLSIVDACYLSVTVPQASVNSLVNNRVISITGCAAQVFLVIFMAYVEVTLLTVMARDRYVAICHPLHYSVIMNPQVCMQMTVTCLITGLGYAAFHTGYTFHLSFCRSNVVHQFFCDIPSLLRISCSDTFSNKLFLIVSVLVVGAGCYGFIAASYVRIFSTVLKFPVKEDQKKAFSTCVPHISVVSLFVISGIYVYSQPPSDSGSLKGILLSVFYTVVPPFLNPIIYSLRNKQIKDAIRVLMMRTLSLRHKT